A single Drechmeria coniospora strain ARSEF 6962 chromosome 03, whole genome shotgun sequence DNA region contains:
- a CDS encoding putative metalloregulatory protein, with product MNGPHMAFAGHMAHPGDPSSDDMTPMPLDFGLLMPSDPRLASFEYAHGSANLGHQHMHRPVLGDKMPISNLAHHQQLPSAGPRRPPAQALLNGRHMAASTVHSTHPPPMDHGQSYTWENIFNASGIGHPPFNPAAFAFGKNDAASECGSACEGSCPSQCGDAGHGVCCDDDDCRGPQMCLDDACRGADQACTDESCLTETVQGSQPEAGPAMTDIDKEAAAALASFGENPLLVVPSGYLQASPVAPPPPSRDGPFPYANFPPIIPCGSLSMESMFPNSADAFQNQQYQMAFEYALANHIMQYHDPSQGLAHAGNCVANDPSQLISRCTLPKFQPNDNADPYLAQLQGRHECGFQVQSPDSFAHHILQEHRHALVVPPSQNPRFPDAVQNRPHANCRSPHPRGQHTVGQAHIGRHLAHGKPFSPSPSPLASMSMGSSWSTATSSLATPSPHASDTGIPEPSPAGVPQSTHRPLTPQASLADDQFVCRWLAPTGGICGRRFDGDEELQKHCKIDHLKQLKKSRGGFRCGWENCARDTCFTQRSKVERHMQVHTGFKPVQCSICGAALSAKQALDQHMRIHTGETPWICKYPGCGCAFKQQSALTMHERTHSGDKPLECEICGKRFSESSNLSKHRRTHNVKGMHECQLCGKDFHRLDQLRRHMGSNHRDRPAEVDAILSKAMNRLPGARKVSKMPRKVVKKGESEYITAKTLELMEDDLPILVLGPE from the exons atgaACGGACCGCACATGGCCTTCGCCGGCCACATGGCTCACCCTGGTGACCCGTCCAGCGATGACATGACGCCCATGCCCCTCGATTTCGGCCTTCTCATGCCCTCGGATCCCAGACTCGCCTCGTTCGAATACGCTCACGGCAGCGCCAATCTGGGTCACCAACACATGCACCGGCCGGTGCTCGGCGACAAGATGCCAATCAGCAACTTGGCACATCATCAGcagctgccgtcggccggtccCCGTCGCCCGCCTGCGCAGGCCCTTCTAAACGGACGGCACATGGCGGCAAGCACGGTCCACTCGACGCACCCGCCGCCCATGGATCATGGTCAGTCCTACACGTGGGAGAACATCTTCAACGCTTCGGGCATCGGTCACCCCCCATTCAACCCCGCCGCCTTTGCTTTCGGCAAGAATGACGCCGCCTCCGAGTGCGGCTCCGCATGCGAAGGCAGCTGCCCTAGCCAATGTGGcgatgccggccatggcgtctgctgcgacgatgacgactgCCGAGGCCCCCAGATGTGTCTCGACGATGCCTGCCGCGGCGCCGACCAAGCTTGCACGGATGAAAGCTGCCTCACCGAGACCGTGCAGGGCAGCCAGCCCGAGGCAGGCCCCGCCATGACGGACATTGACaaggaggccgccgccgctctggCATCCTTTGGCGAGAACCCCCTGCTTGTCGTCCCCTCCGGCTACCTGCAGGCCTCACCCGtggccccccccccgcctTCGAGGGACGGGCCCTTCCCGTACGCGAACTTCCCCCCCATCATACCTTGCGGCAGTTTGTCGATGGAATCCATGTTCCCCAACAGCGCCGACGCCTTCCAAAACCAGCAATATCAAATGGCTTTCGAGTACGCCCTTGCCAACCACATCATGCAGTACCACGATCCGTCGCAGGGGCTCGCCCATGCAGGAAACTGCGTCGCCAATGATCCGAGCCAGCTGATATCCAGATGCACCTTGCCCAAGTTCCAACCCAACGACAATGCCGACCCCTATCTTGCCCAGCTTCAAGGAAGGCACGAGTGCGGCTTCCAGGTCCAGAGCCCCGATTCCTTCGCCCACCACATTCTGCAGGAGCATCGGCATGCGCTCgtggtgccgccgtcgcagaaCCCCCGGTTCCCGGACGCAGTCCAGAATCGCCCTCACGCCAACTGTCGCTCGCCTCACCCGCGCGGCCAGCACACCGTCGGACAAGCTCATATCGGCCGTCATCTGGCCCATGGCAAGCCCTTCTCCCCGTCGCCTTCCCCCCTGGCGAGCATGTCCATGGGCTCCTCCTGGTCGACGGCAACCTCTTCATTGGCCACACCATCGCCGCATGCATCGGATACTGGCATTCCAGAGCCTAGCCCTGCGGGGGTGCCTCAGAGCACTCATCGCCCATTGACGCCCCAGGCTTCGCTGGCGGATGACCAGTTCGTCTGCCGCTGGCTGGCGCCAACCGGTGGTATTTGCGGGAGACGattcgacggcgacgaagagcTCCAGAAACATTGCAAAATCGATCACCTCAAGCAGCTCAAGAAGAGCCGAGGGGGCTTCCGATGCGGCTGGGAGAACTGCGCCCGAGATACTTGCTTCACCCAGCGAAGCAAGGTGGAACGACATATGCAGGTCCACACAGGAT TCAAGCCTGTCCAATGCAGCATCTGCGGCGCCGCACTCTCGGCCAAGCAGGCTCTCGACCAGCACATGAGGATCCACACGGGCGAGACGCCCTGGATCTGCAAGTATCCCGGCTGCGGTTGCGCATTCAAGCAGCAGAGCGCCTTGA CCATGCATGAACGCACCCACTCAGGCGACAAGCCCCTCGAATGCGAGATATGCGGCAAGAGGTTTAGCGAGTCATCCAACCTGTCCAAGCATCGCAGGACGCACAACGTCAAGGGCATGCACGAGTGTCAGCTCTGCGGCAAAGACTTTCACAGGCTCGACCAGCTCCGACGGCACATGGGCTCCAACCATAGGGACCGGCCCGCCGAGGTTGACGCCATCCTCAGCAAGGCCATGAACAGGCTCCCCGGGGCGAGAAAGGTGTCAAAGATGCCTCGGAAAGTTGTCAAGAAGGGGGAGTCCGAATATATCACCGCCAAGACGCTGGAGCTGATGGAAGACGACTTGCCCatccttgtccttggcccAGAGTGA
- a CDS encoding pre-mRNA-processing ATP-dependent RNA helicase PRP5: protein MITTAAVVSVTPEIRTLDEIEIEIETETETETGRETEIEIETGRERGSGTGTGTERGTETETETETETETETETETETETETGTGTGTGTGTGTENDTGTERGTEITAETDADRKTDTQRDPDQQIVGAAIVVIAAGPTKVATTRGIGLSPQHAAMLARWLPKAMRVTADSRHPEDDRRTEAEKKAERLARIEAWKKKKEVKGQKPTAADVSETKSSLPEVGQTANPLSPSAPSPGPSSLTTPAAVDDSGSASPALPYTGKFDPKSIAKKSAASRSHDTSKSVLGQVEVEQARLAASKATPQTATAASALPANRAKASGFGFGKAQAEGSKLPNKRMLDLDGDDTVKRKLIKLPALPVETDDTPYADEEEDDSGENIAEDEEAAVAADRAAHERRLLAENQADKDKEMDEVKDGETDGEKEGRGEGGSEEENDGEGVDGKGDINVNAEEEAASAVEVDTQDRAEDQEMEDAPVADAAKVEDAQANPVEKMDVDVVEDVDPLDAFMAELTRSEAVKAAKPARPAKKAPEPETYFGDDDNIFDADAKSGAGDILAMANKRKKKDIPTTDYSKLQLEPVRKDFWVEPAEVSGLTEVEVAELRLELDDIKVKGKDVPKPVQKWAQCGLTRQTLDVISDLGYEMPTGIQMQAIPTLMSGRDVIGVAKTGSGKTMAFLLPMFRHIMDQPSIKDTDGPIGLVMTPTRELATQIHRDCKPFLKSMGLRSVCAYGGAPIRDQIADLKRGAEIIVCTPGRIIDLLAANQGRVTNLRRVTYVVLDEADRMFDMGFEPQVMKIFANMRPDKQTVLFSATMPRLVDSLTKKVLKSPVEITVGGRSVVAKEIEQIVEVREESTKFLRVLELLGELYDGDEDARTLIFVERQEKADSLLKDLMQKGYPCMSIHGGKDQVDRDSTISDFKKGIFPILIATSVAARGLDVKQLKLVINHDAPNHLEDYVHRAGRTGRAGNTGVAVTFVTPQQENCATGIAKALEQSGQPVPEKLEEMRQAHREKVKSGKAKDSSGFGGKGLDRLDQEREAARQVQRKTHRAEGEEEEEKEEKKNKTEDKDEKALDAIKAAVSSVHARDGPKADEGDVKGGQPKSGGAPAAAADRINNPLDRVSSAASAINSRLGKTGQLRSGQPIDNKGPDAGAFHATLEINDFPQKARWAVTNRTNVAKILDSTGTSITTKGSFYAPGKEVPPGADPKLYILIEGDTEVSVSGALQEMTRLLKEATIAAADADSRAPASGRYTVT from the exons ATGATCACTACCGCGGCAGTGGTGTCCGTGACGCCCGAGATAAGGACACTGGACGAGATCGAGATCGAGATCGAGACAGAGACAGAGACAGAGACCGGGAGAGAGACAGAGATAGAGATCGAGACCgggagagagagagggagCGGGACAGGGACAGGGACCGAGAGAGGGACAGAGACAGAGACAGAGACAGAGACAGAGACAGAGACAGAGACAGAGACAGAGACAGAGACAGAGACAGAGACAGGGACAGGGACAGGGACAGGGACAGGGACAGGGACGGAGAACGACACCGGGACAGAGAGAGGGACAGAGATCACGGCCGAGACCGACGCAGATCGAAAGACCGATACGCAGCGAGACCCCGATCAGCAGATCGTAGGCGCAGCCATAGTCGTGATAGCAGCAGGGCCTACCAAGGTCGCCACGACTCGCGGGATCGGGCTGAGCCCTCAGCACGCAGCAATGCTCGCAAGATGGCTCCCCAAGGCCATGAGGGTGACG GCGGACTCACGACACCCGGAGGATGATCGTCGGACGGAAGCCGAAAAGAAGGCCGAGCGTCTTGCCAGGATTGAGGCttggaagaagaagaaagaGGTAAAGGGACAAaaaccgacggcggcggacgtGAGCGAGACCAAAAGTTCCTTGCCCGAGGTCGGCCAGACAGCAAACCCCTTGTCACCAAGCGCGCCCTCTCCTGGCCCTTCCTCTCTTaccacgccggcggccgtcgatgatTCCGGCAGCGCCTCCCCGGCACTGCCATACACTGGCAAGTTTGATCCCAAGTCCATCGCCAAGAAATCGGCTGCCTCCCGCTCCCACGACACTTCCAAGTCGGTCTTGGGCCAGGTTGAGGTGGAACAGGCAAGGCTTGCTGCGTCAAAGGCAACTCCGCAAACAGCGACAG CAGCGTCCGCTCTTCCGGCAAATCGCGCAAAAGCTAGCGGTTTCGGTTTCGGAAAGGCTCAAGCGGAAGGCAGCAAGCTACCCAACAAGCGGATGCTTGATCTTGACGGTGACGACACGGTGAAGCGAAAGCTCATTAAGCTCCCTGCCCTGCCCGTTGAGACGGACGACACGCCGTACgctgacgaggaggaggatgattCTGGCGAAAATAtcgccgaagacgaggaagcagccgtcgccgcagaCCGCGCAGCGCATGAAAGACGGCTGCTGGCCGAAAACCAGgcggacaaggacaaggaaaTGGACGAGGTAAAAGACGGGGAAACAGACGGGGAaaaggaggggaggggggaggggggaagTGAAGAGGAGAATGACGGGGAAGGGGTTGACGGAAAGGGCGATATCAACGTCAatgcggaggaggaggccgcctcggccgttgAGGTCGATACGCAGGATCGCGCAGAGGATCAGGAGATGGAGGAtgcgcccgtcgccgacgccgccaaggtgGAGGATGCTCAAGCAAACCCCGTGGAGAAAATGGACGTCGATGTGGTGGAGGATGTCGATCCGCTGGATGCTTTCATGGCCGAACTTACGCGGTCCGAAGCCGTCAAGGCAGCCAAGCCGGCTCGCCCCGCGAAGAAGGCTCCGGAACCTGAGACCTAtttcggcgacgatgacaaCATCTTTGACGCCGATGCCAAGTCTGGCGCGGGCGACATCCTTGCCATGGCAAACAAACGCAAGAAGAAGGACATTCCCACGACCGACTACAGCAAACTTCAACTGGAGCCGGTGCGGAAGGACTTTTgggtcgagccggccgaggtgagTGGGCTCACGGAAGTCGAGGTGGCGGAGCTGCGTCtggagctcgacgacatcaAGGTCAAGGGCAAGGATGTTCCCAAACCGGTGCAGAAGTGGGCTCAGTGCGGCTTGACCCGACAGACGCTGGACGTCATCAGCGACCTGGGATACGAAATGCCCACGGGGATCCAGATGCAGGCCATCCCGACTCTCATGTCCGGCAGGGACGTCATTGGCGTCGCCAAGACCGGTTCCGGCAAGACGATGGCCTTTCTTCTGCCCATGTTCCGTCACATCATGGATCAGCCGTCGATCAAGGATACCGATGGTcccatcggcctcgtcatgACACCGACGCGCGAGCTCGCGACGCAGATCCATAGGGACTGCAAGCCTTTCCTGAAGAGCATGGGCCTTCGCTCCGTCTGCGCCTACGGTGGCGCGCCGATTCGCGACCAGATCGCCGACCTCAAGCGAGGCGCCGAGATCATCGTGTGCACTCCCGGCCGCATCATCGATCTCTTGGCCGCGAACCAGGGGCGAGTGACGAATCTCCGCCGAGTCACGTACGTGgtcctcgacgaagccgatCGCATGTTCGACATGGGCTTCGAGCCGCAGGTGATGAAGATCTTCGCCAACATGCGGCCCGACAAGCAGACGGTCCTCTTCTCCGCAACCATGCCCCGGTTGGTGGACTCGCTGACGAAAAAGGTGCTCAAGAGCCCGGTCGAGATCACGGTGGGCGGGCgaagcgtcgtcgccaaggaGATTGAGCAGATCGTCGAGGTTCGCGAGGAGAGCACCAAGTTCCTGCGCGTGCTCGAGCTGCTGGGCGAGCTctacgacggcgacgaggacgcccgCACGTTGATCTTCGTCGAGCGTCAGGAGAAGGCCGACAGCCTGCTGAAGGATCTCATGCAGAAGGGATATCCGTGCATGTCCAtccacggcggcaaggatCAGGTGGACCGGGACTCGACGATATCGGACTTCAAAAAGGGCATCTTCCCCATCTTGATCGCCacgtccgtcgccgcccgcggTTTGGACGTCAAGCAGCTGAAGCTCGTCATCAACCACGATGCGCCGAACCACCTGGAAGACTACGTCCACCGCGCCGGCCGAACCGGCCGGGCCGGCAACACGGGCGTCGCCGTGACCTTTGTCACGCCCCAGCAAGAAAATTGCGCGACGGGCATCgccaaggcgctcgagcagAGCGGACAGCCGGTGCCggagaagctcgaggagatgAGGCAGGCGCACCGAGAGAAGGTCAAGTCGGGCAAGGCAAAGGACTCgtccggcttcggcggcaaGGGACTGGACCGGCTTGATCAGGAACGCGAGGCGGCCCGGCAGGTGCAGCGCAAGACGCACagggccgagggcgaggaggaggaggagaaggaggagaagaagaacaAGACGGAGGACAAGGATGAGAAGGCACTGGACGCCATCAAGGCTGCCGTCTCGTCCGTTCACGCCCGCGACGGgcccaaggccgacgagggcgacgtcaAGGGCGGCCAGCCAaagagcggcggcgcgccggcggcggcggccgacaggATCAACAATCCCCTCGACCGGgtcagctcggccgccagcgccATCAACAGCCGGCTGGGGAAGACGGGCCAGCTGCGGTCCGGCCAGCCGATCGACAACAAGGGCCCCGACGCAGGCGCTTTCCACGCGACGCTCGAGATCAACGACTTCCCGCAAAAGGCACGATGGGCCGTCACGAACCGCACCAACGTGGCCAAGATCCTGGACTCGACCGGGACCTCGATCACGACGAAAGGAAGCTTCTATGCTCCCGGCAAGGAGGTCCCGCCGGGCGCGGACCCCAAGCTGTACATCCTCATCGAGGGCGACACGGAGGTGTCCGTGAGCGGCGCGTTGCAGGAAATGACGCGACTATTGAAGGAGGCAACgatcgccgctgccgacgccgacagccGGGCGCCTGCGAGCGGACGATACACGGTTACGTAG